In Nocardioides dokdonensis FR1436, the following are encoded in one genomic region:
- a CDS encoding thiazole synthase: MTRAATTGTGALRVAGEELSSRLLLGTGGLPGLSLLPAVLEAARPGLVTVSVRRTSTTGAGGLLDLLRRSEVRLLPNTAGCTSAREAVLTARLAREALDTSWVKLEVIGDETTLMPDVVELLDAAATLVRDGFTVLPYTTADPVLARRLEDVGCAAVMPLGAPIGSGLGILDPYAVEAVVAAVGVPVVLDAGVGTASDAALAMELGCDAVLAATAVTRAEDPVAMAAALALAVEAGHLARGAGRIPRRGVARASSPRAGRVG, encoded by the coding sequence ATGACGCGGGCGGCGACGACCGGTACCGGGGCGCTGCGGGTGGCGGGGGAGGAGCTGTCCTCCCGGTTGCTGCTGGGCACCGGCGGCCTGCCCGGGCTGTCGCTGCTGCCGGCGGTGCTGGAGGCGGCCCGGCCCGGCCTGGTGACCGTCTCTGTGCGCCGCACCTCGACCACCGGCGCCGGCGGGCTGCTCGACCTGCTGCGCCGCTCGGAGGTCCGGCTGCTGCCCAACACCGCCGGCTGCACCTCGGCGCGCGAGGCCGTGCTGACCGCGCGGCTGGCGCGCGAGGCGCTCGACACCTCCTGGGTCAAGCTCGAGGTGATCGGTGACGAGACGACCCTGATGCCCGACGTGGTCGAGCTGCTCGACGCCGCCGCGACGCTGGTGCGCGACGGGTTCACCGTGCTGCCCTACACCACCGCCGACCCGGTGCTGGCACGTCGCCTCGAGGACGTCGGGTGTGCCGCGGTGATGCCGCTGGGGGCCCCGATCGGCTCCGGGCTCGGCATCCTCGACCCCTACGCGGTCGAGGCCGTGGTCGCCGCCGTGGGCGTGCCGGTGGTGCTCGACGCCGGGGTCGGCACCGCCAGCGACGCCGCGCTGGCGATGGAGCTGGGCTGCGACGCGGTGCTGGCCGCGACGGCGGTCACCCGCGCCGAGGACCCGGTCGCCATGGCCGCAGCGCTGGCGCTCGCCGTGGAGGCCGGCCACCTGGCCCGCGGCGCCGGACGGATCCCTCGGCGCGGGGTCGCCCGGGCCTCGAGCCCGCGGGCGGGGCGGGTCGGATGA
- a CDS encoding spermidine synthase — translation MEHVEIARAETERGELVLRERRVDGSPAGLELRANGVFVMDTVEVGSERALASAALDLVADPRAVVVGGLGLGYTMHQVLADSRVETCAVVEIEEALVGWMRDGTVPHGPSLLADARVHVVVADLAVAMAEARPASYDLVLLDVDNGPGYLVHDANATLYEQPFLATVRAVLRPGGALVVWSASESAALEAALRGVFDEVDVRRHDVQLQERDERYLLYVAR, via the coding sequence GTGGAGCACGTGGAGATCGCCCGGGCCGAGACCGAACGCGGTGAGCTGGTGCTGCGCGAGCGTCGGGTCGACGGCTCGCCGGCCGGGCTCGAGCTGCGCGCCAACGGCGTCTTCGTGATGGACACCGTCGAGGTCGGCAGCGAGCGCGCGCTGGCCAGCGCCGCGCTCGACCTCGTGGCGGACCCGCGGGCCGTCGTCGTCGGGGGGCTCGGCCTCGGCTACACGATGCACCAGGTGCTGGCCGACTCCCGGGTCGAGACGTGCGCGGTGGTCGAGATCGAGGAGGCCCTCGTCGGCTGGATGCGCGACGGCACCGTCCCGCACGGGCCGTCGCTGCTGGCCGACGCCCGGGTCCACGTGGTGGTGGCCGACCTCGCCGTCGCGATGGCCGAGGCGCGGCCGGCGTCGTACGACCTGGTGCTGCTCGACGTGGACAACGGCCCCGGCTACCTGGTCCATGACGCCAACGCGACGCTCTACGAGCAGCCGTTCCTGGCCACCGTCCGCGCGGTGCTGCGCCCGGGCGGTGCCCTGGTCGTGTGGTCGGCCTCCGAGTCCGCCGCGCTCGAGGCGGCGCTGCGCGGGGTCTTCGACGAGGTCGACGTACGCCGCCACGACGTGCAGCTGCAGGAGCGCGACGAGCGGTACCTGCTCTACGTCGCCAGGTGA
- the thiS gene encoding sulfur carrier protein ThiS, which produces MSAPTTPQILLNGRPAPLVASVRDLVPDPDGRAVAVNGAVVPRAEHGTHRLRDGDVVDVVTAVQGG; this is translated from the coding sequence ATGAGTGCCCCGACCACCCCGCAGATCCTGCTCAACGGCCGGCCCGCGCCGCTCGTCGCGAGCGTGCGTGACCTGGTGCCCGACCCCGACGGCAGGGCCGTGGCCGTCAACGGTGCGGTGGTGCCCCGCGCCGAGCACGGCACCCACCGGCTGCGCGACGGCGACGTCGTCGACGTGGTGACGGCGGTGCAGGGCGGATGA
- a CDS encoding fumarate hydratase, with protein sequence MSEAEFRYSDLLPIGHDDTPYRLITTEGVSAVEVEGQTFLKVSPEAIQRLTAEAMHDIAHYLRPAHLAQLRKIIDDPEASGNDRFVATDLLKNVNISAGGVLPMCQDTGTAIVMGKKSEGVLTGVDDGEAISRGVHDAYTKLNLRYSQLAPLTTYEEKNTGTNLPAQIEIYSTPQTSGKPEYKFLFMAKGGGSANKSFLFQETKAILNPTRMLAFLDEKIRSLGTAACPPYHLAVVIGGTSAELALKTAKYASAHYLDNLPTEGSMAAHGFRDLELEEQVFKLTQDFGIGAQFGGKYFCHDVRVVRLPRHGASLPVAIAVSCSADRQALGKITAEGVFLEQLETDPAHYLPEPTDEALQAEADVVRIDLNQPMTEILAELTKHPVKTRLSLTGPLVVARDIAHAKIQERLDAGEPMPQYLQDHAVYYAGPAKTPEGYASGSFGPTTAGRMDSYVKSFQAAGGSMVMLAKGNRSKQVTESCGEHGGFYLGSIGGPAARLAQDCIKSVEVLEYPELGMEAVWKIEVEDFPAFIVVDDKGNDFFTDPSGTVTVPLSGIRVRSAE encoded by the coding sequence GTGAGCGAAGCCGAGTTCCGTTACTCCGACCTGCTGCCCATCGGACACGACGACACGCCCTACCGGTTGATCACCACCGAGGGCGTCTCCGCCGTCGAGGTGGAGGGCCAGACCTTCCTGAAGGTCTCCCCCGAGGCGATCCAGCGCCTGACCGCGGAGGCGATGCACGACATCGCCCACTACCTGCGCCCGGCCCACCTGGCCCAGCTGCGCAAGATCATCGACGACCCCGAGGCGTCGGGCAACGACCGGTTCGTGGCCACCGACCTCCTCAAGAATGTCAACATCTCCGCGGGCGGCGTGCTGCCGATGTGCCAGGACACCGGCACCGCGATCGTGATGGGCAAGAAGTCCGAGGGCGTGCTGACCGGCGTCGACGACGGCGAGGCGATCAGCCGTGGCGTCCACGACGCCTACACGAAGCTCAACCTGCGCTACTCCCAGCTCGCGCCGCTGACGACGTACGAGGAGAAGAACACCGGCACCAACCTGCCGGCGCAGATCGAGATCTACTCCACCCCGCAGACGAGCGGGAAGCCGGAGTACAAGTTCCTCTTCATGGCCAAGGGCGGCGGGTCAGCCAACAAGTCGTTCCTGTTCCAGGAGACCAAGGCGATCCTCAACCCCACGCGGATGCTGGCGTTCCTCGACGAGAAGATCCGCTCGCTCGGCACCGCCGCCTGCCCGCCGTACCACCTCGCCGTGGTCATCGGCGGCACCAGCGCCGAGCTCGCCCTCAAGACCGCCAAGTACGCCTCCGCGCACTACCTCGACAACCTGCCGACCGAGGGCTCGATGGCCGCCCACGGCTTCCGGGACCTCGAGCTCGAGGAGCAGGTCTTCAAGCTGACGCAGGACTTCGGAATCGGCGCCCAGTTCGGCGGCAAGTACTTCTGCCACGACGTGCGCGTCGTGCGGCTGCCCCGCCACGGCGCCTCGCTGCCGGTCGCGATCGCCGTCTCCTGCTCGGCCGACCGCCAGGCCCTGGGCAAGATCACCGCCGAGGGCGTCTTCCTCGAGCAGCTCGAGACCGACCCGGCGCACTACCTGCCCGAGCCCACCGACGAGGCCCTCCAGGCCGAGGCCGACGTGGTGCGCATCGACCTCAACCAGCCGATGACCGAGATCCTCGCCGAGCTCACCAAGCACCCGGTGAAGACCCGTCTCTCGCTGACCGGTCCGCTGGTCGTGGCCCGCGACATCGCGCACGCCAAGATCCAGGAGCGCCTCGACGCCGGCGAGCCCATGCCGCAGTACCTCCAGGACCACGCCGTGTACTACGCCGGCCCGGCCAAGACCCCCGAGGGCTACGCCTCCGGCTCGTTCGGCCCCACCACCGCGGGCCGGATGGACTCCTACGTGAAGTCCTTCCAGGCCGCGGGCGGCTCCATGGTGATGCTCGCCAAGGGCAACCGGTCCAAGCAGGTGACCGAGTCCTGCGGCGAGCACGGCGGCTTCTACCTGGGCTCGATCGGCGGCCCCGCCGCCCGCCTGGCCCAGGACTGCATCAAGTCGGTCGAGGTGCTGGAGTACCCCGAGCTCGGCATGGAGGCGGTCTGGAAGATCGAGGTCGAGGACTTCCCCGCCTTCATCGTCGTGGACGACAAAGGCAACGACTTCTTCACCGACCCCAGCGGCACCGTCACCGTGCCGCTGTCCGGGATCCGGGTCCGCTCGGCCGAGTAG
- a CDS encoding DUF1707 SHOCT-like domain-containing protein, whose product MGEMEEGVPGPSRSRVSHADRERVAEVLRVAKGEGRLDLDELGERLDLTWGAKTYADLVPITHDLQTPDSIVPAQHTAFALMGSVVLDLRQAVLESHETRIQANAVMGDVKVLVPAHVHVVVDGMPVMGDYGQGKDKVPADLGPESPVVRVQGVALMGSVQVRRLPPPGTPKKYLGTY is encoded by the coding sequence ATGGGAGAGATGGAGGAGGGGGTACCCGGACCGTCGAGGTCGCGGGTCTCGCACGCCGACCGGGAACGGGTCGCGGAGGTGCTGCGCGTCGCAAAGGGGGAGGGGCGCCTGGACCTCGACGAGCTCGGAGAGCGCCTCGACCTGACCTGGGGCGCCAAGACGTACGCCGACCTGGTGCCGATCACCCACGACCTGCAGACCCCGGACTCGATCGTCCCCGCGCAGCACACCGCGTTCGCGCTGATGGGCAGCGTGGTGCTCGACCTGCGCCAGGCGGTCCTGGAGAGCCACGAGACACGCATCCAGGCCAACGCGGTCATGGGTGACGTGAAGGTCCTGGTGCCGGCGCACGTGCACGTCGTGGTCGACGGCATGCCGGTGATGGGCGACTACGGCCAGGGCAAGGACAAGGTGCCCGCCGACCTCGGCCCCGAGTCGCCCGTCGTACGGGTGCAGGGCGTGGCGCTGATGGGCTCGGTGCAGGTCCGGCGGCTGCCCCCGCCCGGCACCCCGAAGAAGTACCTCGGCACCTACTGA
- a CDS encoding thiamine phosphate synthase, producing MSGPSLPRLLLLTDRAQLAKGRGLSATVAECAAAGLEAVVVREHDLDRRGFAALVDTLLAVPGLRVLTSRRAHPGAAGLHLAAHQPAPATGVFGRSCHDAAGLAAAAAEGAAWATVSPYAATASKPGHGPPLDPALLGRDHGLPVWALGGLDPTNAAGALGAGAAGVAVMGAVMRARDPAQVVADLLAATAPAVTR from the coding sequence ATGAGCGGCCCGAGCCTGCCGCGGCTGCTGCTGCTCACCGACCGGGCCCAGCTGGCCAAGGGACGAGGACTCAGCGCCACCGTCGCCGAGTGCGCCGCCGCCGGTCTGGAAGCGGTGGTGGTGCGGGAGCACGACCTCGACCGGCGCGGGTTCGCCGCGCTCGTCGACACGCTGCTGGCGGTGCCCGGGTTGCGGGTGCTCACCTCGCGGCGCGCGCACCCCGGGGCCGCCGGGCTGCACCTCGCCGCGCACCAGCCCGCCCCGGCCACCGGTGTCTTCGGGCGCTCCTGCCACGACGCCGCCGGGCTGGCCGCGGCCGCCGCCGAGGGGGCGGCCTGGGCCACGGTGTCGCCGTACGCCGCCACCGCGAGCAAGCCCGGCCACGGCCCGCCGCTGGACCCGGCGCTGCTGGGTCGGGACCACGGGCTGCCGGTCTGGGCCCTGGGCGGCCTCGACCCCACGAACGCCGCGGGCGCCCTGGGCGCCGGCGCCGCCGGCGTGGCCGTCATGGGGGCGGTGATGCGGGCCCGCGACCCGGCGCAGGTGGTCGCCGACCTGCTGGCCGCGACCGCACCGGCGGTGACCCGGTGA
- a CDS encoding SDR family NAD(P)-dependent oxidoreductase, with the protein MSTIMITGATDGIGLATAQRLASLDHRLVLHGRSPGRLADARAAVEAQRAGSVLATALADLSDLSEVDALAAAAADLSIDVLVNNAGVYHTEHPVTVDGLDVRFVVNTIAPYRLTRLLLAHLPASGRVVNLSSAAQAPVDLQALAGGRRLDHGTAYAQSKLALTMWTRHLADQVGPDGPVAVAVNPGSLLASKMVRDGFGIAGNDINIGVEVLVRASTSGEFADAGGKYYDNDAGRFADPHPDALDPEKRAALVAGIDRVLGR; encoded by the coding sequence ATGTCCACGATCATGATCACCGGCGCCACCGACGGCATCGGCCTCGCCACCGCCCAGCGGCTCGCCTCCCTCGATCACCGGCTCGTCCTGCACGGACGCAGCCCAGGCAGGCTCGCCGACGCCCGCGCAGCCGTCGAGGCGCAGCGGGCCGGGTCAGTCCTCGCGACCGCGCTCGCAGACCTGTCCGACCTGTCCGAGGTCGACGCACTCGCCGCTGCCGCCGCCGACCTGAGCATCGACGTGCTCGTCAACAACGCCGGCGTTTACCACACTGAGCACCCGGTCACCGTTGACGGGCTCGACGTCCGCTTCGTCGTCAACACCATCGCCCCGTACCGACTGACACGTCTGCTGCTTGCGCACCTGCCCGCCAGTGGACGCGTCGTCAACCTGTCGTCCGCCGCTCAGGCGCCCGTGGACCTGCAGGCGCTCGCCGGTGGGCGCCGGCTCGACCACGGCACGGCCTACGCCCAGAGCAAGCTCGCCCTCACCATGTGGACTCGTCACCTCGCTGACCAGGTCGGACCCGACGGGCCGGTCGCCGTTGCTGTCAACCCCGGCTCGTTGCTGGCTTCCAAGATGGTCCGGGACGGCTTCGGCATCGCCGGCAACGACATCAACATCGGTGTCGAGGTCCTCGTCCGAGCCTCGACGAGCGGCGAGTTCGCCGATGCGGGCGGAAAGTACTACGACAACGACGCGGGCCGGTTCGCCGATCCGCACCCCGACGCGCTGGACCCCGAGAAGCGCGCGGCCCTTGTCGCGGGGATCGACCGCGTCCTCGGACGATGA
- the thiD gene encoding bifunctional hydroxymethylpyrimidine kinase/phosphomethylpyrimidine kinase gives MIRAQRRPVDPPVLLSVAGTDSGGAAGTAADLTTFAALGAHGACVVTAVTAQDTTGVRDVHPVPRRSVEAQLDAVLEDLPVAASKTGMLGHPGVVELVAARLGGTRLVVDPVLVATSGAVLGDASVARAYVEHLLPVAAVCTPNADEAAVLLGREGTPRDLAAALSDLGCAVVVTGGPGTDPAGASCTDWLAHPGGPVRALAHPAVDTGNDHGTGCTFSAALAVALGHGDDLETAVARAAAHTVAALHRSSGWRLGRGRGPIAHTHDPIRTTGGDR, from the coding sequence GTGATCCGCGCGCAGCGGCGGCCCGTCGACCCGCCGGTGCTGCTCAGCGTGGCCGGCACCGACTCCGGCGGCGCCGCGGGGACGGCCGCCGACCTGACCACCTTCGCCGCCCTGGGCGCCCACGGGGCGTGCGTGGTCACCGCCGTGACCGCCCAGGACACCACCGGGGTGCGCGACGTGCACCCGGTGCCGCGGCGCAGCGTCGAGGCGCAGCTCGACGCCGTGCTCGAGGACCTCCCCGTGGCGGCCAGCAAGACCGGCATGCTCGGACACCCTGGTGTGGTCGAGCTCGTCGCGGCCCGCCTGGGCGGCACCCGTCTGGTCGTCGACCCCGTCCTGGTGGCCACCAGCGGGGCGGTGCTCGGCGACGCGTCGGTGGCGCGCGCCTACGTCGAGCACCTCCTGCCGGTGGCAGCCGTCTGCACGCCCAACGCCGACGAGGCCGCCGTGCTGCTCGGCCGCGAGGGCACCCCGCGCGACCTCGCCGCCGCGCTGTCCGACCTGGGGTGCGCGGTCGTGGTCACCGGCGGCCCCGGCACCGACCCGGCCGGCGCGAGCTGCACCGACTGGCTCGCGCACCCCGGCGGGCCGGTCCGCGCGCTCGCGCACCCCGCCGTCGACACCGGCAACGACCACGGCACCGGGTGCACGTTCAGCGCTGCGCTGGCGGTCGCGCTCGGCCACGGGGACGACCTCGAGACCGCGGTGGCCCGGGCCGCCGCCCACACCGTCGCCGCGCTGCACCGCAGCTCCGGCTGGCGCCTCGGCCGCGGCCGGGGGCCCATCGCCCACACCCACGACCCGATCCGCACCACCGGAGGAGACCGATGA
- a CDS encoding NADP-dependent oxidoreductase → MSDKPQMTAIVRSDDGRLSALQVARPVPGPTEVLFRSAAAGVNAIDWKIRATGDIFGTFDPDLPMVLGWDVAGEVVEVGPGVTRFAVGDRVFGMPRFPRPAEAYAEYVVAGSREVAHTPQALSDVEAAALPLAVLTAWQSVVDTLRVGQGDRVLVHAASGGVGHLAVQLAKARGAEVWATASARNHDALRDLGVDHVIDHRTELFEEVAVDMDGVLDLVGGAEHAERSVRSLRRGGRLVVVPSPDDIPSRDVLDEAGVSATWILVEPDYAALEAVAQMIGSGTLRVVVGDTRPLERLAELHEIGATGGPLGKLVATIG, encoded by the coding sequence ATGAGTGACAAGCCCCAGATGACCGCCATCGTCCGCTCCGACGACGGGAGGCTGTCGGCCCTCCAGGTCGCCCGCCCCGTGCCCGGGCCGACCGAGGTCCTGTTCAGAAGCGCGGCGGCCGGGGTCAACGCGATCGACTGGAAGATCCGTGCGACCGGCGACATCTTCGGCACGTTCGATCCGGACCTGCCGATGGTCCTGGGCTGGGACGTGGCCGGCGAGGTCGTCGAGGTGGGCCCGGGCGTCACCCGGTTCGCGGTCGGCGACCGGGTCTTCGGGATGCCGCGGTTCCCGCGTCCCGCCGAGGCCTACGCCGAGTACGTGGTCGCTGGCTCCCGCGAGGTCGCCCACACCCCCCAGGCACTGTCCGACGTCGAAGCAGCCGCCCTCCCGCTGGCCGTGCTCACGGCATGGCAGTCGGTCGTCGACACCTTGCGCGTCGGTCAGGGCGACCGGGTGCTGGTGCACGCGGCATCGGGTGGCGTCGGTCACCTGGCCGTCCAGCTGGCCAAGGCCCGCGGCGCCGAGGTGTGGGCCACGGCGTCGGCCCGCAACCACGACGCTCTGCGCGACCTCGGTGTCGACCACGTCATCGACCACCGGACGGAGCTCTTCGAGGAGGTGGCGGTCGACATGGACGGGGTGCTCGACCTCGTAGGCGGGGCCGAGCACGCGGAGCGGTCGGTGCGGAGCCTGCGCCGGGGTGGCCGCCTGGTGGTCGTGCCGTCCCCCGACGACATCCCATCCCGCGACGTGCTCGACGAGGCCGGTGTCAGTGCGACGTGGATCCTCGTCGAACCCGACTACGCCGCCCTGGAGGCCGTGGCGCAGATGATCGGCTCGGGGACGCTGCGAGTCGTCGTGGGTGACACACGGCCGCTCGAGCGGTTGGCCGAGCTGCACGAGATCGGCGCGACGGGCGGTCCGTTGGGCAAGCTGGTCGCCACCATCGGTTGA
- a CDS encoding thiamine phosphate synthase, whose translation MLPRLFCLVGPADDLSVLPGLARLGIRGFQVRAKHWSTPVSDRQALELVRRVVAAVRPHGAVVVVDDRVDLALAGAADGVHLGALDLPVAEARRIAPGLLLGATCRDRDEVCRAAADGADYAGLGPVFDTVSKPGLPPALGLAAITAAAGPLPLLAIGGLDAPRARQAREAGAHGVAVIGALWRPPDPLQAARELLDAVA comes from the coding sequence GTGCTGCCACGTCTGTTCTGCCTGGTCGGCCCCGCCGACGACCTGTCCGTCCTGCCCGGGCTGGCCCGGCTCGGGATCCGCGGCTTCCAGGTGCGTGCCAAGCACTGGTCCACGCCGGTCTCGGACCGCCAGGCCCTCGAGCTCGTACGCCGCGTGGTCGCCGCGGTGCGCCCGCACGGCGCCGTCGTGGTCGTCGACGACCGGGTCGACCTGGCGCTGGCCGGCGCGGCCGACGGGGTCCACCTCGGGGCGCTGGACCTGCCCGTCGCCGAGGCGCGGCGGATCGCCCCCGGGCTGCTGCTGGGCGCGACCTGTCGGGACCGCGACGAGGTGTGCCGTGCCGCCGCGGACGGCGCGGACTACGCGGGCCTCGGGCCGGTCTTCGACACCGTGAGCAAACCCGGACTGCCGCCCGCCCTGGGCCTGGCCGCCATCACCGCGGCCGCCGGTCCGCTGCCGCTGCTGGCCATCGGTGGCCTCGACGCCCCCCGCGCCCGACAGGCCCGCGAGGCCGGGGCCCACGGGGTCGCCGTGATCGGTGCCCTGTGGCGTCCGCCCGACCCCTTGCAGGCCGCCCGGGAGCTGCTCGACGCCGTCGCGTGA
- the thiO gene encoding glycine oxidase ThiO, whose amino-acid sequence MSGTDAARVEILGAGVIGLAVADELRRRGHEVRVVDPAPARGASWAAAGMLSPAAEVWHDEPALLDLGRRSQASWPSWGDRLGVPLTRGGTLLVGLDADDLRDVKRQATLVRSLGGRVEDLDGARVRALEPTLAGRVLGGVLLPDDHSVDPRRVLAALLDRVPVQRDPGPAGWAEVTVLATGASLPSAYAARLGPGLVRGVRGEVLRARSDDPPTRPVRGWVRGRPVYVVPRADGEVVIGATSEEHDQPPVVTLGGVHRLLDAARELVPGLDRAELLEALARDRPGTANGLPLVGPTHDPRVVLATGHFRHGVLLAPLTAELVADHLESGRVDPATDPRRLLEDR is encoded by the coding sequence GTGAGCGGCACCGACGCGGCCCGCGTCGAGATCCTCGGGGCCGGCGTCATCGGGCTCGCGGTGGCCGACGAGCTCCGGCGTCGCGGTCACGAGGTGCGCGTCGTCGACCCCGCCCCGGCCCGCGGTGCGTCGTGGGCGGCGGCCGGGATGCTCAGCCCCGCCGCCGAGGTCTGGCACGACGAGCCGGCCCTGCTCGACCTGGGCCGGCGCAGCCAGGCGTCGTGGCCCTCCTGGGGTGACCGGCTCGGGGTCCCGCTGACCCGCGGCGGCACCCTGCTGGTCGGGCTGGACGCCGACGACCTGCGCGACGTCAAGCGCCAGGCCACGCTGGTGCGGAGCCTGGGCGGCCGGGTCGAGGACCTCGACGGGGCTCGGGTGCGCGCGCTGGAGCCGACGCTCGCGGGGCGGGTGCTGGGCGGGGTGCTGCTGCCCGACGACCACAGCGTCGACCCGCGTCGGGTCCTCGCCGCCCTGCTCGACCGGGTCCCGGTGCAGCGTGACCCCGGCCCGGCCGGCTGGGCCGAGGTGACGGTCCTGGCCACCGGCGCGTCGCTGCCGTCGGCGTACGCCGCACGGCTGGGGCCGGGTCTCGTGCGGGGGGTGCGCGGGGAGGTGCTGCGGGCCCGCAGCGACGACCCGCCGACCCGCCCGGTGCGCGGCTGGGTGCGCGGGCGTCCCGTCTACGTGGTGCCCCGCGCCGACGGCGAGGTCGTCATCGGCGCCACCAGCGAGGAGCACGACCAGCCGCCGGTGGTGACGCTCGGTGGCGTGCACCGCCTGCTCGACGCGGCCCGCGAGCTGGTGCCCGGGCTCGACCGGGCCGAGCTGCTCGAGGCGCTGGCCCGCGACCGGCCCGGCACCGCCAACGGGCTGCCGTTGGTGGGCCCCACCCACGACCCCCGGGTGGTGCTGGCGACCGGCCACTTCCGCCACGGCGTGCTGCTCGCGCCGCTGACCGCCGAGCTGGTCGCCGACCACCTCGAGAGCGGCCGGGTCGACCCGGCCACCGACCCCCGCCGACTCCTGGAGGACCGATGA
- a CDS encoding winged helix-turn-helix transcriptional regulator produces MASKWSALIIGRLEERAHRFGELRRAVPGITQKMLTQTLRGLEHDGLVDRTVLAHKRPPQVEYSLTDLGHTVTEPLAAMREWTERHLPDVRAARLRFDEPTPG; encoded by the coding sequence GTGGCGTCGAAGTGGTCGGCGCTGATCATCGGCAGGCTCGAGGAGAGGGCGCACCGCTTCGGAGAGTTGCGCCGAGCCGTCCCTGGCATCACGCAGAAGATGCTCACCCAGACGCTTCGGGGCCTCGAGCACGACGGGCTGGTCGATCGCACCGTCCTCGCGCACAAGCGGCCGCCCCAGGTCGAGTACTCCCTCACCGACCTAGGGCACACCGTGACCGAGCCCCTTGCCGCGATGCGTGAGTGGACCGAACGGCACCTCCCCGACGTGCGAGCCGCTCGCCTCCGATTCGACGAGCCCACCCCCGGCTGA